TTCAGCGAGTTGGTCTCGATCTCCGGGACCACTATGCCCATGATGTTCTTGGAGCGCAGAGCGACCTCGGGATGGAGGCGGAGAGCGAAGGCGGCCGAGCGGACAGCGATGGCACCGTCCACGGCCTGGGCCACGGCGATCTTGGCCATGGCCTCGTCGTAGTCCTTAACGATCTTCGAGCGGACCTGCTTGGCCTGCTCCAGGATCTTGAAGAACTCGATGATCAGGCCATCCCTCTTCATCTTGAGGATCTTGTGGCCTGACTTCGTTAGCTTGATCCTCTTCTTGATCTCGAGCAGCTCCGAGCGGGTTGGCTTGACCTCCATCCTTGGCATCTTTACTCACTCTTTCTGTGGGCGGGGTGGTACTTCTCGATGTACTTCCGGTCGATCCTGGACAGTTGGTTCTCCGGCAGCATGGCCACCAGTTCCCAGG
This DNA window, taken from Methanomassiliicoccus sp., encodes the following:
- a CDS encoding V-type ATP synthase subunit D, encoding MPRMEVKPTRSELLEIKKRIKLTKSGHKILKMKRDGLIIEFFKILEQAKQVRSKIVKDYDEAMAKIAVAQAVDGAIAVRSAAFALRLHPEVALRSKNIMGIVVPEIETNSLKSTVDQRGYGVIGTSTYIDEATRAFENLVETLVQAAEIETTMKKLLDEIEKTKRRVNALEFKVIPELEEAKAFIELRLQEMERENTFRLKRIKDKAEAKVETA